From a region of the Hymenobacter sp. GOD-10R genome:
- a CDS encoding FecR family protein, whose amino-acid sequence MDYDDYTTEEFAADESFQAYSLGTDATAREFWLKWQQQHPAKTAELNEASELVRLVAGQRRRVVPMAVQQQELAKLLHAINQPPAPRPWRLRLRHIRVMAATLCLVLLAGVGSWLLQGPTKPSQLARYTTPFGQQRRITLPDGSVVVLNGNSTLETAARWPQAGRREVWLTGEAYFEVNHLAPKSVRNVASAASRLQFQVHAGDVDVTVLGTKFNVNSRGEHTQVVLNSGKVQLDRHAAFHTEHVLLKPGELAEYSAPARSLATKTVNASAYSSWTHGYLTFDHTPLADIIPLIQQTYGLNLTVTDKNMLRQQVTGSVPNDNAEVLLSALSKALNVKVSRTGNQVQLLPL is encoded by the coding sequence ATGGACTACGACGACTATACCACCGAAGAGTTTGCTGCAGATGAGTCGTTTCAGGCCTATAGTTTGGGCACTGATGCGACGGCCAGGGAATTCTGGCTGAAGTGGCAGCAACAGCACCCAGCCAAAACGGCGGAGCTGAACGAAGCCAGCGAACTGGTACGCCTAGTAGCGGGGCAGCGGCGGCGGGTTGTGCCGATGGCCGTGCAGCAACAGGAACTCGCAAAGTTATTGCACGCTATCAACCAACCGCCGGCACCCCGGCCGTGGCGGTTACGTCTGCGTCATATACGCGTCATGGCGGCGACTCTCTGCCTGGTGCTCCTGGCTGGCGTAGGCTCCTGGCTGTTGCAAGGGCCGACCAAGCCGAGCCAGTTGGCGCGCTACACCACTCCTTTTGGCCAGCAGCGACGGATCACGTTGCCCGATGGTTCTGTGGTGGTACTTAATGGTAATTCAACCCTCGAAACGGCAGCCCGTTGGCCCCAAGCTGGGCGCCGCGAAGTTTGGCTAACTGGGGAAGCCTATTTCGAAGTAAATCACCTTGCTCCTAAGAGCGTACGCAACGTGGCCAGCGCGGCCTCTCGTTTGCAATTCCAGGTTCACGCAGGCGATGTAGATGTAACGGTGCTAGGTACTAAGTTCAACGTAAACAGCCGCGGCGAACACACGCAAGTAGTGCTTAACTCCGGCAAAGTGCAACTTGATCGGCACGCGGCTTTCCATACTGAGCATGTGCTGTTGAAACCCGGCGAACTGGCCGAGTATTCTGCTCCTGCTCGTAGTCTGGCGACAAAGACGGTCAACGCTAGCGCCTATTCATCCTGGACGCACGGCTACCTGACGTTTGATCATACGCCCTTAGCCGACATTATTCCTTTAATACAACAAACCTACGGGCTTAACCTCACCGTGACGGATAAGAACATGCTTCGCCAGCAAGTTACAGGCTCCGTTCCGAATGATAATGCTGAAGTATTGCTGTCGGCGCTGTCCAAGGCTCTGAACGTGAAGGTCTCACGTACCGGCAATCAAGTGCAGCTGCTCCCGCTCTAA
- a CDS encoding sigma-70 family RNA polymerase sigma factor, producing MMTAEQERQQWDDFRGGDQQAFAQLFLRYYERLFTYGCKLAADEELVKDCLQELFQKLWQRRQHLGAVTSLQSYLFIALRRQVGDALQRSKAQQRLAAEPEFEITYSHEDFLISEQLSQEQNEKLQRALNKLSKREREALYLKFFDGFSYEKIAEIMGVNVQSIRNLIYQALQALRKVFVAVWLFLLLAHHG from the coding sequence ATGATGACTGCTGAGCAAGAAAGGCAACAATGGGATGACTTTCGAGGAGGCGATCAGCAGGCATTCGCGCAACTGTTTTTGCGCTATTATGAGCGGCTCTTTACCTATGGATGTAAGTTAGCAGCAGACGAAGAACTCGTGAAGGACTGCTTACAGGAGTTATTTCAGAAGCTGTGGCAGCGCCGCCAGCATCTAGGGGCAGTAACTAGTCTGCAATCTTATCTATTTATCGCGCTACGTCGGCAGGTAGGGGATGCGCTCCAGCGCAGCAAAGCGCAGCAGCGGCTAGCTGCCGAACCCGAATTTGAGATTACTTACTCGCACGAAGATTTTTTGATCAGCGAACAGCTGTCGCAGGAGCAAAATGAGAAGCTACAGCGCGCGCTTAACAAACTGTCTAAGCGCGAGCGGGAAGCGCTCTACCTGAAGTTTTTTGATGGATTCTCCTATGAGAAGATTGCCGAAATCATGGGGGTGAACGTGCAATCCATTCGTAATCTCATCTACCAAGCCCTGCAAGCCCTGCGAAAGGTATTTGTGGCTGTATGGTTATTCCTACTCTTAGCTCACCACGGCTAA
- a CDS encoding DUF1294 domain-containing protein, whose translation MKLLLSCLFFFNLLCFLLLAWDKRKAQQKQQRIAEKTLHLVTLPGAALGAWAAIWLLHHKNRKAAFWDITLLLTLLQGAVLYFT comes from the coding sequence ATGAAACTACTGTTGAGTTGCCTGTTCTTCTTCAATCTACTGTGTTTCCTGCTCTTAGCCTGGGATAAACGGAAAGCCCAACAAAAGCAGCAACGCATTGCCGAAAAAACGCTCCACCTTGTTACGCTGCCGGGCGCGGCGCTTGGCGCATGGGCGGCTATTTGGCTGCTGCACCATAAAAATCGCAAAGCCGCTTTCTGGGACATTACCCTGCTGTTGACGCTGCTGCAAGGGGCCGTTCTCTATTTCACGTGA
- a CDS encoding response regulator transcription factor produces the protein MLHGYRCRQSEFDCVAVAGSVDAFLVQLPDLVALPHLVLLDSGLPGLSSIAALPLLRQLPNADFVLQTVFEDTDRIYQALCAGASGYLLKSTPPADIKAALFDVAWGVVLMSQAVARKVLGYFKPSPVAPTTDLTPHERQVLEGLVEGLSEKQVVLRLDLAPQTVHSYSKQLYRKLHVRSRAEFVCRTLRDGPLT, from the coding sequence CTGCTGCACGGCTACCGCTGCCGCCAATCTGAGTTCGATTGCGTGGCGGTGGCCGGTTCGGTCGACGCCTTCTTGGTGCAGCTGCCTGACCTAGTGGCGCTGCCCCATCTGGTGCTGCTCGACAGTGGCCTGCCCGGCCTCAGCAGTATTGCGGCCTTGCCCCTGCTACGCCAGCTGCCCAACGCCGACTTCGTGCTGCAGACCGTGTTCGAGGATACCGACCGCATCTATCAGGCGCTGTGTGCCGGGGCCTCGGGCTATCTGCTCAAAAGCACCCCACCCGCCGACATCAAAGCCGCCCTGTTCGACGTGGCCTGGGGCGTCGTCCTCATGAGCCAGGCCGTCGCGCGTAAGGTGCTGGGCTATTTTAAACCTAGCCCCGTCGCCCCCACCACCGACCTGACCCCGCACGAGCGACAGGTGCTGGAAGGTTTGGTCGAGGGGCTGAGCGAAAAGCAGGTCGTCCTGCGCCTCGACCTAGCTCCCCAAACGGTCCACTCCTACAGCAAGCAACTCTACCGCAAGCTGCACGTGCGCAGCCGCGCCGAATTCGTGTGCCGCACCCTGCGCGACGGGCCGTTGACTTAG
- a CDS encoding malectin domain-containing carbohydrate-binding protein → MTTPLSASCARRWPLGRLGLLAGLLGLSLGAQAQLTITSTTPARNTNVAPRGTDVRLTYNQTLNTTTASQVRVFSQQAGGRKAATYAASGSTLTVNPTTDFKPGETVFVTAPATVRSSTGTAATPRVYQFTTQAGVGPGTFGGGTDLTVPGTPVSVTPADIDGDGDLDLLTANQSPGSGTGTVSVRLNNGTGGFSNGPNVSVGSEPVSVVAADVDGDGDLDILTANSLSNFVSVRLNSGGGSFSNAPDVPIGTTANSRCFSVVAADVNADGNLDILAANGGESTVSVRLGNGQGGFSGTTEVNVGSNSINLAAADVTGDGNLDLLTANFTSNTVSVRPGNGMGSFGSGLEVSVGSNPGRLIVADVNGDGNLDLLTANGNITSTVSIRLNSGTGSFSGSDINLGSGNFISSLVVADVDGDGDLDLLTGGISIGFGSGSNPAGTVIVRRNNGGTFGSPSQIVSVGNTPYLAVADVDGDNDLDLLTANSSSNTVSVRLNQAVSLLTFTPASGGPGTRVDITGIGFVSEDGRTPLVTSVFFNGTPAAFFAVLSPTQVATAVPAGATTGPLTVTTTQSTLTSTASFTVLANPVITTTAGATTVSPQTTTPVDPGLTVTDADSPTLVLAQVGITSGLVSSEDVLSFTPTGSITGRYDASSGLLTLNAPSPGATIAQWQAVLRSVSYRNNSAAPLTANRTVSFLVNDGTNNSNVASKTLAAPAPTITRFTPASGAVGTSVTITGTNLTGATVIRFKEVVATSFSVVNATTLTATVPAGATTGPVSVTTPSGTATSTTNFTVVFAPVVTTTAGTTTASEQVATVVDAGLLLTDADSPNLVSATVNISSGLVSNQDALTFTPTAAVTGTYNATTGILALTGTAPVDQYQTVLRSVRYRNSAAAPTTATRIVRFLVNDGTFNSNAATKQVQVQAVNGAPSVPVDVDPAPNSVAENAAAGALVGLTVTATDADSPTLTYALTNSAGGRFAINASTGVVTVANGTLLDYEMATLHTITVQASDGTLTSSASFTIQVTNVNEAPVVANQSFSIPASSPAGTVVGTVVATDPDAGQTLTYAITAGNPSGAFAFVSNQLQVVNATVLTSTGTYALTVQVQDNGSPSLTSTATVTVTVTPITQVLYRLHAGGPALNTSFGAFAADQYFSASRTGANNGPIAGTTDDALYQTERFEGAFGYSLRVPNGTYQVVLHFAELYWTQPGQRIFDVRAENQLVLDNYDILRKVAPFTATTETFSVVVTDGVLNLDLSALASDGGRDAAKLSALEVLAPSSGPNQPPVIANQSFSVAEGSVAGTLVGTVVASDPDAGQTLSYAVTAGNLDGAFAFVGNQLQVANAAAVRTAASPFTLTVRVTDDGNPARSTTATVTVTVTPGMQVFYRLNAGGPALTTTWGPFAADQYFSPSRTGATSGPIAGTTDDALYQTERFEGAFGYSLRVPNGTYQVVLHFAETYWTQPGQRVFDVRAENQLFLDNYDILKKVAPFTATTETFTVVVTDGVLNLDLSALQSDGGQDAAKLSALEVLAPAAAQNRSTLASQALLATARTGKLAARLEAVPNPFAEQVNVSFQLPQAEAYTLTVYDLAGRQLQQQSGPPVAAGERQQLTLALGRYPVGVYVVRLTTTSGTQQVRVVKH, encoded by the coding sequence ATGACAACACCTTTATCTGCGAGTTGCGCTCGGCGGTGGCCTCTAGGCCGCCTAGGGCTGCTGGCCGGGCTGCTCGGGCTAAGCCTGGGGGCCCAGGCTCAACTAACGATCACCAGCACCACCCCGGCGCGTAACACCAACGTGGCCCCGCGCGGCACCGACGTGCGCCTGACCTACAACCAGACGCTGAACACCACCACGGCCAGTCAGGTGCGCGTATTTTCCCAGCAGGCCGGCGGGCGCAAAGCGGCCACGTACGCGGCCAGCGGCAGCACGCTCACGGTGAACCCGACCACCGACTTCAAGCCCGGCGAGACGGTCTTCGTGACGGCCCCGGCCACGGTGCGCAGCAGCACCGGCACGGCGGCTACGCCCCGCGTGTATCAGTTTACCACCCAGGCCGGTGTGGGGCCAGGCACATTTGGCGGGGGCACTGACTTGACCGTACCGGGCACCCCGGTGAGCGTGACACCGGCCGATATAGACGGCGATGGCGACCTAGACTTACTCACAGCTAACCAGAGCCCAGGGAGTGGTACCGGCACCGTGAGCGTGCGCCTCAACAATGGCACAGGGGGCTTTAGCAATGGACCAAACGTGTCCGTGGGCAGTGAACCTGTGAGCGTGGTAGCCGCCGACGTAGACGGGGACGGCGATTTGGATATCCTAACCGCAAACAGTCTCTCCAATTTCGTGAGCGTGCGCCTTAATAGTGGGGGAGGCAGTTTCAGTAATGCCCCAGACGTGCCTATCGGTACAACCGCAAACAGTCGCTGCTTTAGTGTAGTGGCCGCCGATGTAAACGCAGACGGGAACCTCGATATCCTGGCCGCCAACGGGGGCGAAAGCACCGTGAGCGTTCGGCTTGGCAATGGGCAAGGGGGCTTCAGTGGAACAACGGAGGTGAATGTCGGTAGCAACTCGATCAATCTGGCTGCTGCCGATGTAACCGGGGATGGTAACCTGGATCTCCTCACGGCTAACTTTACCAGTAATACGGTGAGCGTGCGCCCAGGTAACGGCATGGGCAGCTTTGGCAGCGGGCTGGAGGTATCCGTCGGCAGCAACCCTGGCCGACTGATAGTGGCCGATGTGAACGGGGATGGCAACTTGGACCTACTCACGGCTAACGGCAACATCACCAGCACCGTGAGCATACGTCTTAATTCGGGAACGGGCAGTTTCAGCGGCAGTGATATCAATCTTGGCTCGGGAAATTTTATTAGCAGCTTGGTAGTAGCCGACGTGGACGGGGACGGGGACCTAGACTTACTCACGGGCGGTATCAGTATCGGTTTCGGTAGCGGCAGCAATCCTGCCGGCACGGTAATCGTGCGGCGCAACAACGGCGGCACGTTTGGGAGTCCTAGCCAAATCGTGAGCGTCGGTAATACCCCCTACCTAGCCGTGGCCGATGTGGATGGCGACAACGACCTGGATCTGCTGACCGCGAATAGTAGTAGCAACACGGTGAGCGTGCGCCTGAACCAAGCGGTTTCCCTGCTCACGTTCACGCCTGCCAGCGGTGGGCCCGGCACCCGGGTGGATATCACAGGCATCGGCTTCGTGTCCGAAGACGGCCGTACGCCCCTCGTGACCAGCGTCTTCTTCAACGGCACGCCCGCTGCCTTCTTCGCGGTCCTTTCCCCGACGCAAGTAGCGACGGCGGTCCCCGCTGGCGCCACGACCGGGCCCCTTACAGTAACCACCACCCAGAGCACGTTGACCAGCACCGCCAGCTTTACCGTCCTCGCGAATCCGGTTATCACGACCACGGCTGGCGCCACCACGGTTTCCCCGCAGACCACCACCCCCGTAGACCCCGGCCTAACCGTCACGGATGCCGATAGTCCTACGTTGGTTCTGGCTCAGGTTGGTATCACCAGCGGGCTGGTCAGCAGTGAAGACGTGCTGTCCTTCACTCCTACGGGTTCTATCACCGGCCGCTACGACGCTTCCAGTGGCTTACTAACCCTGAATGCACCTAGTCCTGGAGCAACGATAGCGCAATGGCAGGCGGTACTGCGCAGCGTCAGCTACCGCAACAATTCGGCTGCTCCCCTAACGGCCAACCGCACCGTGAGCTTTTTGGTCAATGATGGCACCAACAACAGTAATGTGGCGAGCAAAACCCTGGCCGCACCTGCGCCAACGATCACTCGCTTTACCCCCGCCAGCGGAGCAGTGGGCACCAGCGTGACCATTACGGGCACGAATCTGACGGGGGCCACGGTCATACGCTTCAAAGAGGTGGTTGCCACGAGCTTTTCGGTGGTCAATGCCACTACTCTCACGGCCACCGTACCCGCTGGTGCCACCACCGGTCCGGTGAGTGTGACGACCCCTAGTGGCACGGCCACCAGCACGACCAATTTCACGGTGGTCTTCGCTCCGGTGGTGACCACCACCGCCGGCACGACTACGGCCTCCGAGCAAGTGGCCACGGTGGTGGACGCGGGCCTCCTGCTCACGGATGCCGACAGCCCAAACTTAGTCTCGGCCACGGTCAATATCAGCAGCGGCCTGGTGAGCAATCAGGATGCGCTCACCTTTACCCCTACCGCGGCCGTCACCGGCACCTATAATGCCACAACCGGCATTCTTGCCCTGACCGGCACCGCGCCGGTGGACCAGTACCAGACCGTGCTACGCAGCGTGCGTTACCGCAACAGCGCGGCCGCCCCCACGACGGCCACTCGCATCGTGCGCTTCCTGGTGAATGATGGTACGTTCAACAGCAACGCAGCTACCAAGCAAGTGCAAGTACAGGCCGTCAACGGCGCGCCCTCCGTACCGGTTGATGTGGACCCGGCGCCTAACTCCGTGGCCGAGAACGCCGCTGCCGGCGCGCTGGTCGGCCTGACGGTGACGGCGACCGATGCCGACAGTCCCACCCTGACCTATGCGCTGACCAACAGCGCAGGCGGGCGTTTCGCTATCAACGCCAGCACGGGCGTCGTCACGGTGGCCAACGGCACGCTGCTGGACTACGAAATGGCGACCTTACACACGATTACCGTGCAAGCCTCGGATGGTACGCTTACTAGCTCGGCCAGCTTCACGATCCAAGTGACCAATGTCAATGAGGCCCCGGTGGTGGCCAATCAATCGTTCTCGATACCGGCTAGCTCGCCGGCGGGGACGGTGGTCGGCACGGTCGTGGCTACCGACCCCGATGCGGGGCAGACGCTCACCTACGCTATTACAGCGGGCAACCCTAGTGGGGCCTTCGCCTTCGTGAGCAACCAGCTGCAAGTCGTGAATGCGACCGTGCTCACCAGCACCGGCACCTACGCCTTGACCGTGCAGGTGCAGGATAACGGCAGCCCGAGCCTCACCAGCACCGCTACGGTCACGGTCACCGTCACGCCTATCACCCAGGTGCTCTACCGCCTCCATGCCGGGGGCCCAGCGCTGAACACGAGCTTCGGTGCGTTCGCCGCCGACCAGTACTTCTCGGCCAGCCGTACGGGCGCCAACAATGGCCCGATTGCGGGCACGACGGATGATGCCTTGTATCAGACGGAACGCTTCGAGGGCGCCTTTGGCTACAGCCTGCGCGTCCCAAATGGAACGTATCAGGTCGTCCTACACTTTGCCGAGCTCTACTGGACGCAACCCGGTCAGCGCATCTTCGACGTGCGGGCCGAGAATCAACTCGTACTCGACAACTACGACATCCTGCGCAAGGTGGCGCCCTTCACGGCCACGACCGAGACCTTCTCGGTGGTCGTCACCGACGGCGTGCTCAACCTGGACTTATCGGCCCTGGCGAGTGATGGCGGGCGCGATGCGGCCAAGCTTTCCGCCTTGGAGGTGCTGGCCCCGAGTAGCGGGCCCAACCAGCCGCCGGTCATTGCCAACCAGAGCTTCTCGGTGGCCGAGGGCAGCGTGGCGGGTACGCTGGTGGGCACGGTGGTGGCCTCGGATCCGGATGCCGGGCAGACGCTGAGCTACGCCGTTACCGCCGGTAACTTGGACGGGGCGTTCGCCTTCGTGGGCAACCAACTGCAAGTGGCCAATGCCGCGGCCGTGCGCACAGCCGCCTCGCCGTTCACCCTCACCGTGCGCGTCACCGATGACGGCAACCCGGCCCGGAGTACGACGGCCACCGTCACGGTGACCGTCACGCCGGGCATGCAGGTGTTCTACCGCCTTAACGCCGGGGGACCTGCTCTCACGACCACCTGGGGACCATTCGCCGCCGATCAGTATTTCAGCCCCAGCCGCACGGGCGCCACCAGTGGCCCGATTGCGGGTACGACGGATGATGCCTTGTACCAGACCGAACGCTTCGAGGGGGCCTTTGGCTACAGCCTGCGCGTGCCGAACGGCACGTATCAAGTCGTGCTACACTTTGCCGAAACCTACTGGACCCAGCCGGGCCAGCGCGTGTTCGACGTGCGGGCCGAGAACCAGCTCTTCTTGGACAACTACGACATCCTGAAAAAAGTAGCGCCCTTTACGGCCACGACGGAGACGTTCACGGTGGTCGTCACGGATGGCGTGCTCAACCTGGACTTGTCGGCCCTGCAAAGCGACGGGGGCCAGGATGCGGCCAAGCTCTCGGCCCTGGAGGTGCTGGCCCCCGCCGCGGCGCAGAATCGCTCGACGCTGGCCAGCCAAGCGCTACTGGCCACCGCGCGCACGGGCAAGCTCGCCGCGCGGCTCGAGGCCGTGCCTAACCCCTTCGCCGAGCAGGTCAACGTTAGCTTTCAGCTGCCGCAAGCCGAAGCATATACCCTGACCGTGTATGATCTGGCCGGGCGGCAGTTGCAGCAGCAAAGTGGCCCGCCCGTAGCAGCCGGCGAACGCCAGCAGCTCACCCTCGCGCTGGGCCGCTACCCGGTGGGCGTGTACGTGGTGCGCCTGACGACAACCTCGGGTACGCAACAAGTGCGCGTCGTGAAGCACTAG